The Enterobacter asburiae genomic sequence CCCCGCAGTGGAAATCCGGCACGGCGGCGACCGTGCGTCTCTGGGCCATCAACGACACCTGGAAACGGTGCAGCGAATGCCGTCTGTCGTGGCGTATCACCCAGCGCGCTAAGGTGCTGGCAAAGGGGACGATGACGATGACGATCCCCGCAGATTCGGGAACGATGGTCAAAACGCTGACGGCCACGCCAGTGGGTCAGGATGAAGTGTCGATTACGTTTGCAATTGAAAACAAGGCGGGAAAAAGGGTTGGTGAAAATCAGCGCACGTAATCCGTCATAAAATGAGCGAGGGAAAAGGAAAATTGCCGCTTCCCCAGCTTTCTTGTACCCTTTCACCGGAAACCCTGCCCCCACGAACATTGAGAAATCCGGACACCTATGACTGCACATATTTCCAAAGATCCTTTGCATGGCGTAACGCTGGAGATGATGGTCAACGCCCTGGTGGCAAAATATGGCTGGAGCGAGTTGGGCGACCGAATCAAAATTAACTGTTTCAGAAAAGATCCCAGCGTTAAATCGAGCCTGAAATTTCTGCGCCGCACCCCGTGGGCGCGCGCGGAAGTCGAAGCCCTGTATCTGGACTCCCTCAACGATGAGGTAAGCACAGAACAGGCGGCGCCCGCCTTTAATCCCTGGGCCAACAGTCGGATTATCAAGAGCTAATACGCAAATGACGCGACACGTAAAACGGATTGGTGCGCTGGCTGCCTGCGCGCTTTTACTTGTGAGCTGCTCCTCAAAACCACCCAAATCACTGGTTACCCCTCTCCCCACCGCGAGCAAACCGACGCAGCAGGCAAACGAGCCGATGCGCGGGATCTGGCTGGCAACCGTCTCTCGTCTCGACTGGCCGCCGGTGGCCTCGGTGAACGGCCGCAGCGCGGACCAGCGCATCGCGATGCAAAAACAGGCGCTGATCGGCAAGCTCGACAACCTTAAGCACCTCGGTATTAACACGGTGTTTTTCCAGGTGAAGCCGGACAGCACGGCCCTCTGGTCATCCAAAATTTTGCCGTGGTCGGATATGCTGACGGGCACCATCGGCGAGTATCCGGGATACGATCCGCTGCAGTTTATGCTGGATGAAGCGCACAAGCGCGGCATGAAGGTCCATGCTTGGTTCAACCCGTACCGCGTGTCGACCAACACTAAGCCGTCAACCATCGCCGCCCTGAACCGGACCGCCTATCAGACCCCGTCCAGCGTCTATGTCCAGCACCCGGAGTGGGTGCGCATCTCGGGCGACCGCTTTGTGCTCGACCCGGGCATTCCGGAAGTACGCGACTGGATAACCAAAGTGGTGACCGAAGTGGTGGCGAACTACGCGGTAGACGGCGTGCAGTTTGACGATTACTTCTATACCGAAACGCCTGGTTCAGCGCTCAATGACGCACAGACCTGGCGGCAGTACGGCCAGGGATTTGCCTCAAAGGCAGACTGGCGAAGACACAACACGCAGCAGCTGATCGTCCAGGTGTCCCGCGCGATTAAACAGACCAGGCCCGACGTTGAGTTTGGCGTCAGCCCGGCGGGCGTGTGGCGCAATCGCTCCTTTGACCCGGCTGGCTCGGACACCCGCGGCGCCGCGGCCTACGATGAATCCTACGCCGATACGCGGCAGTGGGTGCAGCAGGGCCTGCTGGACTACATCGCGCCGCAGATTTACTGGCCTTTCTCCAGGGATGCCGCGCGCTACGACGTGTTGACCAAATGGTGGGCCGACGTCGTGAAGCCGACCCACACTCGCCTGTATATCGGCATTGCGTTCTACAAGGTAGGCGAGCCGTCGAGAAACGAGCCGGACTGGACGGTTCAGGGCGGCGTGCCGGAGCTGAAAAAGCAGCTCGATCTCAACGATTCGCTGCCCAACGTGAACGGCACCATCCTGTTCCGGGAAGATTACCTGAACCAGCCGCAGACGCAGCAGGCGGTGAACTACCTGAAAGGACGCTGGGGAAGCTAAATGCCATCAGGCAGAAACGCCCCGTTTCTGCCTGTTTTTTTACGGCTTCGGCCCGAACATCGCCTCAAGCTGCTGCGCATCCGGCATACCGACCACCTGCTGCAGCTCATTTTCCGCATTCAGATAGTAAATGGCCGGCGTGGCGTTAGCGCCCAGGTTGTCCATCAGCGTCTGGTGCTTCTGCAGGATCTCGACCGTTTCGCGGGATGCGTCCCCTTCCGGCTTGGGCAATTTTTTCCCACCGGACAGCTCGTATTCGCGCCAGGCCGAAACCGGATCTTTCGCATTCAGAATCGCCGAGGCGTTACGTCCGCTGTTGGGGTTGAGAAACGCAACCAGCAGCGTATTAAGCTGAACCTTGCCCGCCTTAACCCACGGCTGCGCTTCGGCCCAGAACTGCTTGCAGTACGGACAGAACGGATCGGCAAACACAAAGACTTTACGCGGAGCGTTATCCACCCCTTCCTTCAGGGGATGCGCAGCGTTGAGGTTCTTCCACATCTCGCGGCCCATCGGGGCGTAGATCTCTTTCTGGAAATAGCCTTCGCTGAGGTTTTTTCCTTTGTCATCGTACAGATAGCCTGAAATGACGTGTTTGCCGTCCGGCGTTAAAAAGAGCGTCACGCCCATATCCTGATACTGCCCAATCCAGGCGGGCGCGCCGCCGGGCGCATCCAGCTTCTTAATGATTTTAATGTTCTGCTGCTCGCTGAAGTGCTTCACCACCTCCGGTATGGCTTCAGCCGCCTGCGCCAGCCCTGAGGTCGCCAGCGCTGAAAGTAACAGTATTTTTTTCATTTCCCTCTCCGGTTTGTTGGGGGCATTCCGCCCCCTTCAGGTTAGCGGTTTTTCAGTGCGTCACTGACCATTTCGTCAAACTGTTCAAAAGGCACCCAGCCGGGTAACAGTCCCTCGCCGATGAGCGTGGCGGGCGTGCCCTGGATCCCCATTTTTTCCGCGACGATCAGGCTGCGCTTGATCGTCAACATACTCTCGTCATCCGGCGTCGCGACGCTCACGCCCGCCCGCTTCTGCGCCTCCTGAATGCTGGCGTCATCGTGGTAACCCTTTTTGGCCATCAGGGTCTGGTTCAGCTTCATAAACTGCCCGGGCTCCTGACGCCAGAGCGTTAACGCATCGCGCGCGGCGGTCAGTGAGCTTTCCGAGCGGAAAGGTAAAAACTTAAAGACCACCGCGACGTCCGGATGCTTTTCGACGATCTTCTCCAGATAGGGATCGAATTTTTTACAGTACGGGCAGTTGTAGTCGGTAAACACCACCAGGGTGAGCTTTGGGTTTTTCGCGCCGATGCGCGGGGAGTTCGGATCGTTAAACAGGAAATCTGCGATCATCTTCTGCGCCCGCTGCTCCTGGTCCGGCGTCAGCGGCTGGGCAGCGAACGCCTGAACCGGGGCCAGCAGGAGCAGAAGCGTAATAAGGAGTTTTTTCATAATACGTTTAGCCTTTTGCATTGTTCAGGGTGGTGACCAGGGCGCGCTTGTCCAGCAGCGGCGAGAGGATTTCCCCCTCGGGCATGCCGGGGCCATACGCTGCGTTAAACGGAATAGCGTAACGGTTTCGCTTCGCCAGAAACTCCGCGATAAACGCGGACGGCTGGCTCCAGTCTCCGCGCAGGGCCACCACGTCCGGCTGGCGCAGAGCGGCAATAACGTCCGGCTGATTCAGTACTCGATGCTCGTTAACTTTGCAGGTCACGCACCAGTCCGCCGAGATATCCACAAACACCCGTTTCCCCTGCGCCAGCGCCTGCTGGATGGCCTCCTCGCTGAGCGGCTGCCACGGGATGGTCTGCGCAGCATTTTGTGCCGGAGCGGCAGGCGGCGCGTTAAGCAGCCCGCGCGCCTGATACCCGCCGAGTGCCGACAGTGCGATCACCACGAACCAGAACAGCGGTGAGGATTTTTGCCCCTTCAGCGCGAACAGCGCCAGCGCGACGGCGATCAGCACCAGCATCACAATCTGGCTGACCGCCTCGCCCAGATGCACGCTTAACAGTGTCGCCAGCCACAGGCTGGAGGCGAGCATCATCAGGCCCAGAACGACTTTTAGCGTGTTCATCCAGCGGCCGGGTTTCGGCAGCAGCATGGCCGTTTTCGGCACCAGAGCGACAAACAGCCACGGCAGGCTCATGCCCACGCCGAGCATCAGGAAGATGAGCCACAGGGAGTGCAGCGATGCGCCAAGGGCAAAGGCGACCGCCGTACCGAGGAACGGCGCGGAGCACGGCGTGGCAAGCAGCGTGGCGAACATCCCTTCGCAGAAGCTGCCGCCAATCCCCGCACCACCTGCCGTAGCCAACCGTCCCGTAGCGGCGGAAGGCAGCAGCATCTCAAACGCGCCAAACAGGTTCAGCGCAAACAGGAAGGTGACGGCGACCATCAGGCCGATAAACCACGGGTTCTGGAACTGAATGCCCCATCCCAGCGACGCCCCGGCCAGCTTCAGCGCGGTCACCATCCCCGCCAGCAGCATAAAGGAGGTGAGGATCCCTGCGCTGGTGGCCAGAAACCGCAGCCTGATCGCGCGCCTGTCCGATCCCGCCTGCAGGATGCTGTTAAGCTTCATGCCCATGACCGGCAGCACGCAGGGCATCAGGTTGAGGATCAGCCCACCCAGCAGCGCAAAGAGCACCATTTTGCCCGTCCCTTCAGGCGCGGAGGACGCTGCTGGCGTCGCGCCAACGGTCATGGTGGTTTGCTGCGCGTGACCGCCACTGGTCAGCACAAACGACAGCGTCTTTCCTTCCAGCGAGGCGGGTTTATCGCCCCATTCGTCGGTCACGGGTACCGCCACCCGAAGGGTATTGCCGTCGTGTTTAATGACCGGCTCGCCGGGAAGAATGTCACCCTCCAGCGGGTCAAAGTAGATCCCCGGATTATCCCAC encodes the following:
- a CDS encoding VF530 family protein, encoding MTAHISKDPLHGVTLEMMVNALVAKYGWSELGDRIKINCFRKDPSVKSSLKFLRRTPWARAEVEALYLDSLNDEVSTEQAAPAFNPWANSRIIKS
- a CDS encoding glycoside hydrolase family 10 protein, which encodes MTRHVKRIGALAACALLLVSCSSKPPKSLVTPLPTASKPTQQANEPMRGIWLATVSRLDWPPVASVNGRSADQRIAMQKQALIGKLDNLKHLGINTVFFQVKPDSTALWSSKILPWSDMLTGTIGEYPGYDPLQFMLDEAHKRGMKVHAWFNPYRVSTNTKPSTIAALNRTAYQTPSSVYVQHPEWVRISGDRFVLDPGIPEVRDWITKVVTEVVANYAVDGVQFDDYFYTETPGSALNDAQTWRQYGQGFASKADWRRHNTQQLIVQVSRAIKQTRPDVEFGVSPAGVWRNRSFDPAGSDTRGAAAYDESYADTRQWVQQGLLDYIAPQIYWPFSRDAARYDVLTKWWADVVKPTHTRLYIGIAFYKVGEPSRNEPDWTVQGGVPELKKQLDLNDSLPNVNGTILFREDYLNQPQTQQAVNYLKGRWGS
- the dsbG gene encoding thiol:disulfide interchange protein DsbG, which codes for MKKILLLSALATSGLAQAAEAIPEVVKHFSEQQNIKIIKKLDAPGGAPAWIGQYQDMGVTLFLTPDGKHVISGYLYDDKGKNLSEGYFQKEIYAPMGREMWKNLNAAHPLKEGVDNAPRKVFVFADPFCPYCKQFWAEAQPWVKAGKVQLNTLLVAFLNPNSGRNASAILNAKDPVSAWREYELSGGKKLPKPEGDASRETVEILQKHQTLMDNLGANATPAIYYLNAENELQQVVGMPDAQQLEAMFGPKP
- a CDS encoding DsbA family protein; translated protein: MKKLLITLLLLLAPVQAFAAQPLTPDQEQRAQKMIADFLFNDPNSPRIGAKNPKLTLVVFTDYNCPYCKKFDPYLEKIVEKHPDVAVVFKFLPFRSESSLTAARDALTLWRQEPGQFMKLNQTLMAKKGYHDDASIQEAQKRAGVSVATPDDESMLTIKRSLIVAEKMGIQGTPATLIGEGLLPGWVPFEQFDEMVSDALKNR
- a CDS encoding protein-disulfide reductase DsbD family protein, yielding MVNLFRGFVFLWLSCIGIVHAADTGWLVSPQNDHARIRFQAEREQTHIKGLLTVELKPGWKTYWRSPGEGGVAPKISWPEGVMDSWSWPVPSRFDISGMTTQGYHDKVTIPITLDGVKGDTLDGTLTLSTCSNVCLLTDYPLHLDFTQPADEGFRSEFEQAMRAVPGTSGVSADLSAWLAGDKLVITGTTDGKWDNPGIYFDPLEGDILPGEPVIKHDGNTLRVAVPVTDEWGDKPASLEGKTLSFVLTSGGHAQQTTMTVGATPAASSAPEGTGKMVLFALLGGLILNLMPCVLPVMGMKLNSILQAGSDRRAIRLRFLATSAGILTSFMLLAGMVTALKLAGASLGWGIQFQNPWFIGLMVAVTFLFALNLFGAFEMLLPSAATGRLATAGGAGIGGSFCEGMFATLLATPCSAPFLGTAVAFALGASLHSLWLIFLMLGVGMSLPWLFVALVPKTAMLLPKPGRWMNTLKVVLGLMMLASSLWLATLLSVHLGEAVSQIVMLVLIAVALALFALKGQKSSPLFWFVVIALSALGGYQARGLLNAPPAAPAQNAAQTIPWQPLSEEAIQQALAQGKRVFVDISADWCVTCKVNEHRVLNQPDVIAALRQPDVVALRGDWSQPSAFIAEFLAKRNRYAIPFNAAYGPGMPEGEILSPLLDKRALVTTLNNAKG